ctcaatagtgTACCTAGTAAGACAGTAATTAAAAtcccattcgagatgtggacgggTAGAAAGCCTAGCATTAGGCATTTATATGTCTGGGGTTATCCAACTGAAGTTAGGCCTTACAGGCCTAATGAAAGGAAAGTGGACTCAAGAACGGTTAGTTGCAATTTTGTAGGTTACTCTGAGAAGTtaagagggtataaattttataatcGCTCTAATAGATCCTTTTTCGAAACGGAAAATGCCAAGTTCATTGAGGGCAGTAGGAGTGATAAGGTAAGGGAAATATCTTTTGAGGAATGTGTCAGCAATTCTCCTATGGTCACTACTAGTGTGATCAGTAGCGGTGTGGTTACCATACTGCACATTATGCGTATTACACATCTAGTGAACGTAAtgaaccaagatattcccatgacatctccaatgcaattggaggagCCTGCTATTGAAATTGAGGTATTATCttatattgatgagcaagtacctcaaccatctcaaacacaagtgcgtttaaggcgatccacaagggaacagagaaccacgaattctcgtgattatgtttatctccaagaacatgattttgacatagggttggaaaTAATCCTATAttttctaagaagtcaaacaatgttcTAACCATGAAAGGTGGATTAAtgccatgcaagaagagttgaagtttATGGCAGACAATGACGTTTGAGAACTTGTTGAATTGCCGAAAGGTAAGAAGCCCATtgattgtaaatggatatttaaaaccaagtgaGCCTCAAGGGGCAATATAAAAAAGTATAATGTTCGTCTTGTTGtcaagggattcactcagaaagaagacattgattacaggaagactttctcacctgtgtcgaCGAAAGACTCTCTTAGGGTAACCATGatacttgtagctcattatgatttgaagctatatcaaatggacgtaaagactgcattccttaatggagacataaaggaatctatatatatatatggtgcagagaactttgagtctaaggactcaaagcacctagtatgtagattaaagaagtccatttatggtttaaaacagGCGTCTTGCTAGTGGTATTAGaaatttaatcaagtggttatcttatttggatttaaagagaacctcGTTAATCATTGCATATATATCAAGTTCAGTAGGAGCAAGTTTGTTATGCTTTTTCTATATGCggatgatatattgcttgcgagCAATAGTAAGGGTCTATTGCATGAAATCAAGTtatttctatctggtaattttgaaatgaaagatcttggtgaaacatcctttgttttaggcatacaaatctatcgtgatcgttcaagagggatttttggactttcacaacaggtttatattgaaaaggtgcttataaggtatgaTATATAGAATTGTATACTTGGTGATacacctgtgtcaagaggtgagAAGTTCAGCATGCAGCAGTGTCCACggtttgaacttgaaataaaggagatggaacaattcccatatgcgtcagcagtgggaagtcttatgtatgcacaagtttgtactcgaccagatataatatttaTAGTGAGCATGTTAGATAGATGTGTTAGTAACCCAGGACCATCGCACTGGAAAGTTGTAAAGGGAGTGATATAGTATTTGCAGagaactaaaggacatatgctcacgtatcggagGTCAGATCACTGGAaatgattggatattcagactccgattttactagatgcttggatagcaggagGTCCACTTCAGGCTATGTTTTCATGCTGGCTAGAGGAGCTATATCTTAGAAGAGCGTAGTTACTTCTACTATGGAAGCAGAGTTGATAGCATGCTATGAAACATATAATTATGGGATTTGGCTGCGGAATTTCATCACAGCGTTGTAGATCGTTGATGGCATTGACAGGCTACTGAGGATCTACCGTGATAATAGAGTcgcagaactttatgccaagaataattGTAGTTCATCGAAGTCCAAGTACATCGATATCAAGTTTATaacggttaaagaaagagttcaaaaTTGTTAGATCATGGTAGAGCACATCGGTACAAATTCCATGTTGGTCGAttcactcaccaaaggcttggtgcctaaggtgtttcatgcgcatgttgtggatatgagagaccttcttatggaagaagaactcatctagtggaagtctgtatttattttattgctctatatttgcattttgttttgattattgtatgtacttaaagttcaaaacattcatggaattttatttatttgttagacACTCTGAAATACAATATCATGATTTACTGCTGCTGTTTAGCATTTGATGTTGGAAAAATATGATATAATTCCATTTAGGAATCATAAGATTTAGATTATtatttgctattgcagtttagcatatGGTATTTGCAAATATGATCAGATCCTTTTGGGTCACTTAGGACTAGTTAgaaattgacatgtattgatcACATGTCTTGTAATTTCCACTTTACACATCcgcatcttgatctatgtcattaatgacattggtattgtgattactgttagagcttgttacgatcatatacagtagctatgttctctttagtcctatatcaatgaagttaatggaccatGCTATTTATAGGGGTATCTTATACCCATAAAgtatgatatcaactaaagttacaTTCGCGTATTGTCTAAAATCACAtatagcccaagtgggagattgttgaattTAATATCCCTTGATGTGCGCTAATATGTCATTTAAAAGACTTGCGATACCGAAACCCgttaagtgatctaacttaaggTTATTGGGTTTCGGGTTATTGAATGCGAGTTCAATGTGTAGAACTCTTTAGCCCAATATGTTATTATTTATGGACTGATAACGGATTAGAttcctatataaaggggaggttcccaagggtttaggaaaaaTCTTGACTTAGTTTTTTTGTTCTCCATTGACAAGAAACTCTTTGGCGCCGTCATCCCCGAAGCCCCTTGGAAGACCTTCCTTTCCGTTGCATCTTCTTCCATATGGATCAAGCCGGCGGACAAGGACATGCCTCTTCAATTAGGTTTCTTGTCTATTATGCTTTCTTATGTGATGCCATGTTTACGACATAACTAGATCATGTTTTGTATTTTCTCGATCCGAGTTCTTATTTCGTTCCTAGAATTCTTGCGGTTAGGAGAAAACTCAAATTTTATCATATGTTAATTGCAGGTTACGGAAAACATTGGATTGGTTCAGCACATAAAATGTTTGTTTGCAAAGCTAGATTATGGTTCAAGTGATGTTCTATCTAGTAATATCCAGAAAGGTTGGAGGGAAGATTGTCAAATATATAGTTCATATGGGCTAGCTCTTGGTTCTCATTCTCAAAATCCTTGGCTTAATGTGGATGAGAAATTACATGTCATTTCTGATCAATGCAACACTGAGTTACTCAATTCTCCAACTCCAAGATCTTTCTCTGAATCTGTTTCTCTAATTCCATATCAATTAAATAAGAAAATCCTTTCTAGTGATTCTGAAGTAGTGCCAACCGAACTGACTTCAGAGAGGGCATATCCTTTAGGTAAGCTTATTTTGCAAAGTGCTGATTACATATTTCCAAAGGCAGGCATACAACCCACATCACAGATTCCACCTGATGATTCAAAATCTCAGTGTCAAAACAGACACTCTGATTTGAACCCATTTTTATTGCCTAATAATTTAAACGTCTTGGAAGAAGAGCTTATGTTTGCATCGGCTATTGGAGCATATGAATCTACAAACGTTGTATATGATATTGTCAATGCTAGTTCAATGACAAATCCACACAGAGTTACTAAATCCTCAACTTCATCTGCTGTAATTGAGACAACTTCAAATTTAGGCCAAAGAGCACAAGCACTCAAATTTAGAAACACATGCATATCAGAGGTTTCCAGGAAGGACCAGCCTTTACTATTAAGTGAAGGTGATGATACCCAGTCAAATATTGAGATCAAAGAAAATGATGATTCAGTTCAAGCTTCTCTTGTTTTTTCCTCTGAATCTAAAGTTTCTTGCTCTGATATGCTCTCTGGCATTCTCCAAGAACATGCAATAAGCCACTCAAAACCTGTCCGGAATGACcaaataaatgaaaatgttgattATGTAGAAAATGACCCTTGTAGAACAGAGATCATTCAGTGTACACAAGATTTGAAAGAGTATAGGTTTCTGCCTTCATTGAAAAGTAAAACTTTGTTTGCTTCAGAAAATGATATGTTTCATATGTTGGATGCTGATCACAAGATATATTGGACAAATGGCAGTTTGGCTGACGTGGTAGTGCATAAGAATAGTACAAATGCTTGTGATCTTGGCACAGATGTAACCATGCTCCCAGAAGAATCGGATGCTTGCCCCAATTATGATTCCTTAAATGAACAGATCTCTTGTTCTGGGTTGTTTCCCATAGATGACAGTGATCAATTATTGGATGCAGTAATTACAAAGATCAATTCGTGTTCCAATCAGGGTTTGGATAGTAATGTTTCTCAGAGTGCATTCATGGATCCTTGTAGTTCACGTTATGCTAGAATTCCCAGTCACTGTGAAGTACAGTTGTCTAATCACAAGAAAGATGAACCTGTAGGTTTTTCACCACTAGTAGTAAAATTAGAGCCTTCATGCATAAGTTATAGCAAGTCTTCATGCAGCTTTGAAAAAGATGGAGAGTTCACTCAGAAATCTGGGGTTCATAAGCCTCAAATCAATGCATGGGTTGAAAGCTGTCAAAGCGCTATGAATGATTGTGCATCAGATTCAAATAGTAAAAGAGTATCAGAAGTAGGTAAGCTGAACCGGAAGAGGCCTAGAGCAGGAGAGAGCCCTAGACCACGGCCAAAAGACAGACAGTTGATACAAGACCGTATCAAGGAACTTCGAGAAATAGTCCCCAATGGGGCAAAGGTACTTGTTTTTAAAATGAAGCTTAAATCTTTATCTTTTGCAAATTCTGATTGTATTTAAGAGCCCTACTTAACATATCTTTGCCTCTTGTTGTTGGTGAGTGAATAGTGCAGCATTGATGCATTGCTGGAGAAGACTATCAAACACATGTTTTTCTTGCAAAGTGTGACAACACATGCTGACAAGCTGAAGGTTTCTGGAGAACCCAAGGTCGGACTTTCACTCCTAACTTGTATTGCTATGTCTTGTCTATATATTCTAAAGTTTcggataaaacttttctttcagCTAAGTAACTCAGTAGTATTTCCAATGCATGATAGAGTTAATTGCAATGGTAGTTTGAAGTTTCTTCAGAATGAAAACGCATCTGAACTTCGACAAATTCTGGAACAAATGAATTTTATTGTTGGGTTTAATTGTTAATATATGACTGTTTACTTTAATGCCATGTCTTTCTTGATAAATCAGTCAATTCTGCTCATGGCTGCATGCCATGAATCTTTGTGATTTTCCTTTGTTATCATATTGTTGGACCATACGAATGTTTAATAACAATTCCATTCTCATGCAGATCAGCAATGAGGAGGGTGGTTTACTTATGAAAGACAACTTTGAGGATGGTGCAACATGGGCGTTTGAAGTAGGAACTCAACCAATGATTTGCCCCATTGTGGTGGAGGATCTAAACCCTCCTCGTCAACTCCTAGTAGAAGTAAATCATACGTTGCTTTGGTACAAATAATTCCATGTTTATTGATCATCAATGATGAGAACGTTTAAAGATGCATTTCCTTGTAGATGCTCTGCAAGGAGCGTGGTTTTTTTCTGGAGATTGCTGACTTCATCAGAGGCTTGGGTTTGACCATATTGAAAGGGGTGATGGAGGCACGCAAAAGCAAAGTTTGGGCACGTTTTGCTGTAGAGGTACTCCCAGCACTCTTCTCACTAAAAACGACACTATTGATATGTGAAAACATGGGCATACTCGTATTGTCGTGTGCAGGCAAACCGGGATGTAACTCGAATGGAGATATTCCTTTCACTCGTGCAATTGTTAGAATCATCAGCTGGAAGAAACATGACACTGCATACTGCTGGTAACATCAACATGGCTCACGGCATTTTCCAACAAACCTCTGTGCCTGCAAGAGTCATTTGATGATCTTCAGTGAGTGGTCTCTTAGAACCATTGTTCTAATTGAAAAAAGTTAGGAGGCAGGGTTGGCTTCTGCCACCATGACTATCTCTCCGAATCCAACATTAGTGACAAGATTAGACATTCTTTTGTCTACTTCATCGACAACACCTACTTGTGCGTGCCTGCATCTCCAACAGCAAAAGCGGCCAGAACCTACTGTTTCAATTGCTCAGAATTTGCTTACCTTCAATTTGGTGTTAGCTATAAAGCCTTTGTGAGCTGTCATTGTTACGAGGTTTGCTCAGCGTAATTGTATTTCCAATTTCAAGATTTTTGAATCTGCTACCTCGTGCAATGCCTCTCGCTACTGTTTGCGTCTGTACAAATTGGAGGTATTTTTGAATGAACTTTGATAGATTACAATTTGTTTGTTTTACTAGCAACGTATAAAAATTTATGGATGTATGGTTTAACGGCAAATTGGCAATCTGTCATTATAAAATCAGGAGCTTAACATTGGATCGAATTTTTCTGGCAGAGCTAGACAcatgaatagttttttttttaattaattttttatttttgataattcagGTATCTAGGTTAGTTTAGGAGGTTCTATAATTCACCTATtggataaatctaaaaatttgtaTCCAAAAATACTAGTGGTTTCTCGTCCAATGTTAAGTTCCTGAAATTAAATGATGTAACCACTATTCTACCATCGTGCTCTTGCTGTCCCTATCAATTCCTTTCCATGAATCAACCATAGCAGCCAGTGTCAATCAAGGtggttttcaaattaaattaaagaagCACGGTGGACCAAACCAAGAACTGCCCGACAAACACAGTCCGCTTCACCATGGCCCACGGTCTTGGAGCTTGGAATTCAGGGGCAACTTTTGAATGGATGCAAATGATATCAGCCATACAGAACCCTCCAAGTCCACAAGCGACCAATGCCATGATCTCCCTGTAGATCCATCTCACACTTCTTGTATTGACCTTGACTTGTAAACAGGTCTTATGTTCATGGAAACTGCACTTGCTACGATTCCATGCCTGTTCAAACTTCTTGCTCACTACTTTCCTTCTGAATTATTACACTCATTGATTTTTCTGCAGGCATTGTCATTGTCCAGTTTTGAGAAAACTACGGGGCATGCCATCGACGCTAAATTACACGAACCCGAGATGCaaataatcaaaattttaaaagggaaaaatggcttcccttttttt
The genomic region above belongs to Zingiber officinale cultivar Zhangliang chromosome 11A, Zo_v1.1, whole genome shotgun sequence and contains:
- the LOC122031091 gene encoding transcription factor LHW-like, translated to MGMPLKEGLKRLCLESGWSYAVIWKPVVFERRVHLIWQDGYCNKKPNFSSFKISNFLRKEEDVGIKSDGLELGCEKHDGTHALVHKILASQVHLVGDGLIGQAALSGKYKWIHTDKFSSESEGLAEINCQIEAGMQTIVIVPVLPYGIIQLGSTQLVTENIGLVQHIKCLFAKLDYGSSDVLSSNIQKGWREDCQIYSSYGLALGSHSQNPWLNVDEKLHVISDQCNTELLNSPTPRSFSESVSLIPYQLNKKILSSDSEVVPTELTSERAYPLGKLILQSADYIFPKAGIQPTSQIPPDDSKSQCQNRHSDLNPFLLPNNLNVLEEELMFASAIGAYESTNVVYDIVNASSMTNPHRVTKSSTSSAVIETTSNLGQRAQALKFRNTCISEVSRKDQPLLLSEGDDTQSNIEIKENDDSVQASLVFSSESKVSCSDMLSGILQEHAISHSKPVRNDQINENVDYVENDPCRTEIIQCTQDLKEYRFLPSLKSKTLFASENDMFHMLDADHKIYWTNGSLADVVVHKNSTNACDLGTDVTMLPEESDACPNYDSLNEQISCSGLFPIDDSDQLLDAVITKINSCSNQGLDSNVSQSAFMDPCSSRYARIPSHCEVQLSNHKKDEPVGFSPLVVKLEPSCISYSKSSCSFEKDGEFTQKSGVHKPQINAWVESCQSAMNDCASDSNSKRVSEVGKLNRKRPRAGESPRPRPKDRQLIQDRIKELREIVPNGAKCSIDALLEKTIKHMFFLQSVTTHADKLKVSGEPKISNEEGGLLMKDNFEDGATWAFEVGTQPMICPIVVEDLNPPRQLLVEMLCKERGFFLEIADFIRGLGLTILKGVMEARKSKVWARFAVEANRDVTRMEIFLSLVQLLESSAGRNMTLHTAGNINMAHGIFQQTSVPARVI